From the genome of Phreatobacter cathodiphilus, one region includes:
- a CDS encoding LptF/LptG family permease: MTALPTPAPETGRRFGLVPFGTFTRTLTLAHASHVGTVAAALLIVALTLDLASRADRVVAQASGGAAGVALLMGWYLLLRICDVIGNLLPLACFMGLFWSEITLTQSRERIVIWNGGRSPLQSLMPLFVLGALFGALQVTALSVLRPAAVAVQIDSRLGSYGERFDRRLKPDERRWIVLADHMVQARIDFRNRTLVDVQLFELSEGGRLTGRVAAASASPGETAGTWIFRDGIRWTAPAGDAPTQATGTGATRRFAEERIAMPLEPLWLANLGIDARYLPQSTLSALASLEGLNEPSYRAWWHVRIAQAVLPLGMMLMASALSMTLLAQRTQFKPMILIGLAGYFLYVTNNVVVWLGEYGQLHPLFAAWFMPLAMIATGLGLMARIERAGRGGPLPTALSRPEPP; this comes from the coding sequence GTGGGAACCGTGGCCGCGGCGCTCCTCATCGTCGCCCTGACGCTGGACCTCGCCTCACGCGCCGACCGGGTCGTGGCGCAGGCGAGCGGCGGCGCGGCGGGCGTCGCCCTGCTGATGGGCTGGTACCTGCTGCTGCGCATCTGCGACGTCATCGGCAACCTTCTGCCGCTGGCCTGTTTCATGGGGCTGTTCTGGTCGGAAATCACGCTGACCCAGTCGCGCGAGCGCATCGTGATCTGGAACGGCGGGCGCTCGCCGCTGCAGTCGCTGATGCCGCTCTTCGTCCTCGGGGCCCTTTTCGGGGCGCTGCAGGTGACCGCGCTCTCGGTGCTGCGGCCGGCCGCCGTCGCCGTGCAGATCGACAGCCGCCTCGGCAGCTACGGCGAGCGCTTCGACCGGCGGCTGAAGCCGGACGAGCGGCGCTGGATCGTGCTCGCCGACCACATGGTCCAGGCGCGGATCGACTTCCGCAACCGGACGCTCGTCGACGTGCAGCTCTTCGAACTGTCGGAGGGCGGGCGCCTGACCGGGCGGGTGGCCGCCGCCAGCGCCTCGCCGGGCGAGACGGCAGGGACCTGGATCTTCCGGGACGGCATCCGCTGGACGGCGCCGGCGGGCGACGCGCCGACCCAGGCGACCGGCACGGGCGCGACGCGGCGATTCGCCGAGGAACGGATCGCAATGCCGCTGGAGCCGCTCTGGCTCGCCAATCTCGGCATCGACGCGCGCTACTTGCCGCAATCCACCCTGTCGGCGCTGGCGAGCCTCGAGGGCCTGAACGAGCCCTCTTACCGCGCCTGGTGGCACGTCCGCATCGCCCAGGCGGTGCTGCCGCTCGGCATGATGCTGATGGCCTCGGCACTGTCCATGACACTGCTTGCCCAAAGGACGCAGTTCAAGCCGATGATCCTGATCGGCCTCGCCGGCTATTTCCTCTATGTCACCAACAACGTGGTGGTCTGGCTCGGGGAATATGGGCAGTTGCATCCCCTGTTCGCGGCGTGGTTCATGCCGCTGGCGATGATCGCCACCGGCCTCGGCCTGATGGCGCGCATCGAGCGGGCGGGGCGAGGCGGCCCCTTGCCCACCGCCCTGTCGCGTCCGGAGCCTCCGTGA